TGTATTTCATGATGTCATCCTTTCGTTCACATTATTTGTTTTCGGCCAGCCGGCGGTAAAATTTGATCAACGCGCACATATCCAGATCGCCCAGATCCATACCGACAGCCCCCGAGAAAACCTCACGGCAGGCCGAGGTCACCCCCAGGGGGATTCCCTGCCGGTCGGATTCGGTCAACGCCAGGTTGAGATCTTTAAACAGCAGGTCGATCGAAAAATGCTTTTCGAAATCGCCCGCTTTGATCTTCTCACCCTTGAGTGAATAGAGGGGAGAGTTGAGCGCGCCCGCGGAAATCGTCTCCAGTAGCGTGTCGTAGTC
Above is a window of Candidatus Zixiibacteriota bacterium DNA encoding:
- a CDS encoding NAD-binding protein, with the translated sequence DYDTLLETISAGALNSPLYSLKGEKIKAGDFEKHFSIDLLFKDLNLALTESDRQGIPLGVTSACREVFSGAVGMDLGDLDMCALIKFYRRLAENK